The sequence below is a genomic window from Synechococcus sp. PCC 7335.
AACATGAGTAGCGTTAATCTGCTGTTAAGAAGACGCGCTTTGGCACCAGAATCTTGGTAGCGCACTCTACTGATAGAGGGTCAGAAGGTAGAGGGTCAAAAGGCAGGCTACGAATTTCGCCGATTCCTAAAAATGTTTGGGTAGTTGCTTCTAGAATGCGAACTGGTGGATAGTTGGCGTGATCGCCGATCGGTTGAGGGATAGGAATACCCGCTGTAATTTCTAGCTTTTGCCCCAGCTGCCAACGCCGAGCTAGATCTGGCGGCAGCGTGATTGCCGCTAAGTGTTCCATCGCTTTTCCAGCTGAAACGGGTGCAAAAGTATTCTGTGCGATCGCCTTTTCCAAGTTTTCTAAAGTGAGACTATCTGTGAGTTTAAATCCGCTGCTGTAAGTGCGCGTTAGTCCTGCTAGAGTTGCGCCGGTCCCTACTGCTTCACCTAGATCCCTAGCCAGAGAGCGAATGTACGTACCAGCACCACACTTAATATCTACCGTTAGCTCCGGCTGCACGCCTGGCTTCCAGCTTTGACTGACTAAGTGCTCGATGGTGACTACCCGTTTAGGAACCTCTACTGCTTTGCCTGCTCGTGCGAGATCGTATAGTCGCCGTCCCTCTACTTGGATGGCGCTATACATCGGGGGAACTTGTTCAATCTTTCCAATAAATTGAGAAAGCGCCGCATCTACCGCAGCTTCTTCTAGTTCAGTAGCATCTTGCTGCTTGGCGATGTTACCTTCGAGGTCGTCTGTTGTTGTGATCACTCCAAATCTGATCACCGCTCGATACGCTTTTCCTTCTGGCAGATATTGTAATAGCCGCGTCGCTCGCCCTACCGCTAATGGCAAAACGCCAGTGGCTAGTGGATCAAGGGTTCCGCCGTGTCCAATTTTCTTGGTGCCCAAGAGTTTGCGCGTGCGGGCAACACAGTCATGTGAGGTCCAGCCAACTGGTTTGTTGAGATTGATAAACCCATGAATCATGAACGTTGTTACTTAACCTGTTCTGCTAACTGCTCTGGCGTAAGTTCTGAGATTAAGCTAAGCGGAATTTCTGGCTGACTAAAGCGAGTTGTGAAGGCGCTGGTGAGCACAGAAGCATATTCCTCTTCGCCTTTAAGGTAGGTATTGAGAAAGGCCAGACTCATTGCCTCAGTATAGTCTTGAGCAATTTCAGGATAAGGCCCGACGACTGCAGGGGGCAGATCAATCGCTTCTGTTCCAGTAATATCAATGGTTGAAAAGTGAGTTGCCCCTTGCATTACTAGCAGAAAGTGATCAGCCGTAGTCAACCATGTGAATGGCTGGATCTGTTCAGGCAGAGCCGGTGCGATCGTGTCGTTACTACCTGCTATCAGCAGCAGCGGAATGTCTATTTCAGAGAGACCTTCTGGGCCAAACAGCTTACTAGTGATCGGGTTAATAGCGACCACAGCACGAATACGAGGATCTCGGAAGCTAAGACTCGTGCTGAAACTATTTTCCTGTGAAAGTTCGACGGCTTGACACTGCAGAAGTAGTGAGACGTTAAAGCTTAGCTCTGTGAGCGGACAGTCTGTTCGCAGCTGTTCGAGATTAAGCGGTGCACCCGCTACCGCAAGGGCCGTATATCCGCCAAGGGATTGACCAATGACGCCAACATTATTGAAGTCGATGCGTCCGCCGTCTTTCTCAAGTAAGTTATCTCTTTGTTCTAGCTCGTCTAATACCTGCGAGATCATCTCAGGGCGATCGACAAACTCATCGGTATCTACCACTTCGTTCCTAAACCCAGCGAATAGCCCGGAGACCTGTTCATCGCTGCTACCTCTATGCTCTATGTTGATCACCGCGAAGCCGTGCTCAGCTAGGAACTCCGCGAGATAGGCGTAGGTATTACGGTCATTGCCAAGTCCGTGAGAAATCACAACCGCTGGCCAAACAAAGTCGTCTCTTCGCATAGCGCTATGGAGAAAGCCGGTGGAGAAGGTCGGTATATAGATATCGACGGGGCGATCGCTTGCCTTTGTCCGGATCGGCTGACGTCTGACTTGAAAAGGACCCGGTTCTGTGACTAGTTGGGTGAGTCTAATAGCAGAGGTATCGCCGGGGAGATCTTCAGTCGCTCTTGCTAGAGAAAGCTGTTCGACTAGTTGTAGTGCAGTATCTGACTGTTGAAATGCGGCATCGAACTGGCGGGCGATCGCAATCCCTTGACGGATATCTACTCGCAGCACTGGCGTGGGAAATCGTTGAATCACATTCAACAGGGTTAATCCTTCTTCTGGATCAGCTGCGGACAATATCGCTGCACCCCGCAACCCACTTGCGCCAGATAGCCGGGCGCCTGTTCGAAAAACTTCTCCGATCTGTTGGAGTATATATTCCCCCTGTGCGGTGTAGCTAAATTGTGAGACGGTCGTCACATCTGTATCTACTCGCTCTGTTAGAATCTCGCGGGCTCGATTCAAGCTGGCTGCATCGAGCTGACGTAGATAAGGTAGATAGGCGGAAAATTCTTCGGTGATAATGCCCTCTTTCGCATAGAGCGTCAAAGAATCAACAGAAAGAGACCGTTCAATCCCTGATCCCAGATAAAAGACAATCTTTTCAGCCGCCTGTCCAGGTCTAGCTGCTTGAGGAGAGAATGCGATGACCGCTTGCAATAGTCCTATTCCTAGGCCCCATACCCCCTGCTTGAAAAATCTTTGCTGAAACAAAAATGAGAATAGTGAATAGGGCCCTGATTGCAAGATCCACATAGATAGTCAGTCGGCTAGTTCCATCTGCCAATAGTTAAAGTAGCTCATAGCGCTATCACTCGGCTCAAAATCAGATTAAGAACTGCTGAGAAGTTCTATCAGCTCAGCTTCTGTCAGTTGTTTTAGCCCTAGTTCGTCTGCCTTTGCCTGTTTGGACCCAGCATTCTCGCCAACCACAACATAGTCTGTCTTAGCACTTGGCGCTCCGCTTACCCTACCGCCTGCTGCTTGAATCTGAGCTTTTGCCTCAGCACGTTTTAGGGTTGGCAAGGTACCCGTAAGTACAAAACTCTTACCCATCAAAGGCTGTGGCCGCTGATCAATTTTCTGAGGGGTCGCTTCTAATTGAAGCCCCGCTGCCTCTAGTCGGGCGATCAGCTGTTGATTGGCCGGTAGCTGAAACCATTGCCGGACAGATTGTGCGATTTCTGGGCCAATACCGTAGATTTGGGCGATCACGCTTTCATCTGCTGCTGCTAGCATCGCCACCGAGGGAAATCTATTGGCCAAAATTTGAGCATTGGTACTGCCTACTAGGCGAATCCCTAATCCGTAGAGAACCTTAGCCCAGGGCTTTTGCTTTGAAAGGGCGATCGCCTGCAAAAGTTTGTTTGCTAGCTGCTTGCCCATCCGTTCCAGCGGCAACAGATCTTCAAGCGTGAGGTCATAGAGATCCGCAATTGAAGTCACAACGCTTTGATCGATCCAGCTTTGAACCAACCGTTCGCCCAAGCCGCTGATATCCAACGCAT
It includes:
- the truB gene encoding tRNA pseudouridine(55) synthase TruB — translated: MIHGFINLNKPVGWTSHDCVARTRKLLGTKKIGHGGTLDPLATGVLPLAVGRATRLLQYLPEGKAYRAVIRFGVITTTDDLEGNIAKQQDATELEEAAVDAALSQFIGKIEQVPPMYSAIQVEGRRLYDLARAGKAVEVPKRVVTIEHLVSQSWKPGVQPELTVDIKCGAGTYIRSLARDLGEAVGTGATLAGLTRTYSSGFKLTDSLTLENLEKAIAQNTFAPVSAGKAMEHLAAITLPPDLARRWQLGQKLEITAGIPIPQPIGDHANYPPVRILEATTQTFLGIGEIRSLPFDPLPSDPLSVECATKILVPKRVFLTAD
- a CDS encoding alpha/beta hydrolase — encoded protein: MFQQRFFKQGVWGLGIGLLQAVIAFSPQAARPGQAAEKIVFYLGSGIERSLSVDSLTLYAKEGIITEEFSAYLPYLRQLDAASLNRAREILTERVDTDVTTVSQFSYTAQGEYILQQIGEVFRTGARLSGASGLRGAAILSAADPEEGLTLLNVIQRFPTPVLRVDIRQGIAIARQFDAAFQQSDTALQLVEQLSLARATEDLPGDTSAIRLTQLVTEPGPFQVRRQPIRTKASDRPVDIYIPTFSTGFLHSAMRRDDFVWPAVVISHGLGNDRNTYAYLAEFLAEHGFAVINIEHRGSSDEQVSGLFAGFRNEVVDTDEFVDRPEMISQVLDELEQRDNLLEKDGGRIDFNNVGVIGQSLGGYTALAVAGAPLNLEQLRTDCPLTELSFNVSLLLQCQAVELSQENSFSTSLSFRDPRIRAVVAINPITSKLFGPEGLSEIDIPLLLIAGSNDTIAPALPEQIQPFTWLTTADHFLLVMQGATHFSTIDITGTEAIDLPPAVVGPYPEIAQDYTEAMSLAFLNTYLKGEEEYASVLTSAFTTRFSQPEIPLSLISELTPEQLAEQVK